One Pectinophora gossypiella chromosome 25, ilPecGoss1.1, whole genome shotgun sequence DNA window includes the following coding sequences:
- the LOC126378084 gene encoding WD repeat-containing protein 43, with protein MAETAFSEDGKYFSAISQDGRLRIWDTETNVLKQEYTPDLHLTSPPSCLQWISVAQSVTPQKDGRRKSVSGDQEIQCIALGTTSGKILIYSVAQAKVETVLEEKNNEINRNCITALDWSKKYGLYSCNKESLVYEWNLQSTTVRNKYNVNIENKNKQVCSVSAIKIIPHNQNSPARFLVTASTQIRIWRLHGEDADLVKCLGHNAAPKALLALAGLNNSCWLVEGSQNERLLSFWDVTITGELLPQVNGGDTTPNRKKRKKSTSAPITIPTPVYNFVLEDAPKQLDVAVSSEENGTRLCLAAVTRSGVVHYYGHMLNGASSKPIKPSVSLQVTSPGARPRPLRAARLLPAALLLAYDHDTRRVFERLTPDLSTKTQVLIRGEEKESKKKQNKQSQKEKQDAGDVTYVEPMGGVSRKRTTPGATVEVPMEQRLANLTVDLSTRGRAPVSHNLTKLLVQGLHSNDKKLILSVLQTNKASVAQQTVSALPAALLPRLLLQLADMAARRTSQCAAVCTWLSALLRCHAALLLAAMHANTGTQLTHLLAIFTNRRSHLCQLLNLKGRLELTMAQRAPADQQLQQDPVLEYNDSSSEEEMEVERAASESDNEQSWGEGSDASSVDE; from the exons ATGGCAGAGACGGCGTTTTCGGAAGacggaaaatatttttctgctATCAGCCAAGACGGTAGATTGAGAATATGGGACACGGAGACTAATGTGCTGAAGCAGGAGTATACGCCTGACCTGCATTTGACGTCGCCGCCTTCTTGTTTACAATGGATATCCGTCGCACAATCAGTG ACTCCTCAGAAAGACGGGCGACGAAAATCAGTCTCTGGGGACCAAGAAATTCAGTGTATAGCCTTAGGAACAACCAGTGGGAAGATCTTAATATATTCTGTGGCCCAGGCGAAGGTGGAAACAGTTCTTGAAGAGAAAAATAACGAAATAAACAGAAATTGTATAACAGCTCTAGATTGGAGTAAAAAATATGGCCTGTACAGTTGTAATAAGGAGAGTTTGGTTTACGAGTGGAATTTACAAAGTACAACAGTTAGGAATAAGTACAATGTGAACATAGAAAATAAGAATAAGCAAGTATGTAGTGTAAGTGCTATCAAGATAATACCACACAACCAG AATTCCCCGGCCAGATTTCTGGTGACAGCGTCAACACAGATCCGCATATGGCGGCTGCACGGCGAAGACGCGGACCTTGTCAAGTGTCTTGGACACAATGCTGCTCCGAAAGCACTGCTCGCCTTGGCTGGACTGAACAACAGTTGTTGGCTGGTCGAGGGTTCACA AAACGAACGTCTGCTCTCGTTCTGGGACGTTACCATCACCGGGGAGCTCCTGCCTCAAGTGAACGGTGGAGACACAACACCAaacagaaagaaaagaaagaaatccACATCAGCACCAATCACCATACCCACTCCAGTGTACAACTTTGTTCTTGAAGATGCTCCGAAGCAGTTGGATGTCGCAGTGAGTTCCGAAGAGAACGGGACCAGGTTGTGCTTGGCAGCTGTCACGAGGAGTGGAGTTGTACATTATTACGGACATATGTTGAACGG GGCGTCGTCGAAGCCCATCAAGCCGTCGGTGAGCCTGCAGGTGACGAGCCCGggcgcgcggccgcggccgctGCGGGCCGCCCGCCTGCTGCCCGCCGCGCTGCTGCTGGCCTACGACCACGACACGCGGCGCGTGTTCGAGAGGCTG ACGCCAGATTTATCAACAAAGACACAAGTGTTAATCCGCGGCGAAGAGAAGGAGAGCAAAAAGAAACAGAACAAGCAGAGTCAGAAAGAGAAGCAAGATGCGGGTGACGTCACATATGTCGAACCCATGGGCGGTGTCAGTCGAAAGCGGACCACGCCGGGGGCCACG GTGGAGGTCCCGATGGAGCAGCGGCTGGCCAACCTGACGGTGGACCTCAGCACCCGCGGGCGGGCGCCCGTCAGCCACAACCTCACCAAGCTCCTCGTGCAGGGTCTGCACTCTAACGACAAGAA GTTGATCCTGTCGGTGCTGCAGACCAACAAGGCGAGCGTGGCGCAGCAGACGGTGTCCGCACTGCCGGCCGCGCTGCTGCCGCGGCTGCTGCTGCAGCTGGCCGACATGGCCGCCAGGAGGACCAGCCA ATGTGCGGCGGTTTGCACGTGGCTATCTGCCCTGCTACGCTGCCATGCCGCGTTGTTGTTGGCCGCGATGCACGCCAACACGGGCACGCAGCTTACACACCTACTGGCTATATTCACTAACAG GCGCTCGCATCTGTGCCAGCTGCTCAACCTGAAGGGCCGCCTGGAGCTGACCATGGCGCAGCGCGCGCCCGCCGACCAGCAGCTGCAGCAGGACCCTGTGCTCGAGTAcaatg ATTCATCATCAGAAGAGGAGATGGAAGTGGAAAGGGCAGCATCGGAATCGGACAATGAACAGTCCTGGGGCGAAGGCAGCGACGCTAGTTCCGTGGACGAGTGA
- the LOC126378160 gene encoding rRNA 2'-O-methyltransferase fibrillarin, which produces MGKPEFNGGRGGGRGGGRGGGGFRGGGRGGGRGGFGGGRGGGGGKFEKRGGGGGRGFGGGRGGPRGRGRGGGGGGFKGGKQVVLEPHRHPGVFIARGKEDALVTKNLVPGSEVYGEKRISVENEGEKVEYRVWNPFRSKLAAAIMGGVDAIHMPPGSRVLYLGAASGTTVSHVSDIVGPEGLVYAVEFSHRSGRDLINVAKKRTNIIPIIEDARHPLKYRMLVGMVDTIFADVAQPDQARIVSLNAQHFLKNGGHFVISIKASCIDSTAQPEAVFAAEVKKLQADKLKPQEQLTLEPYERDHAVVVGVFRPPAKKA; this is translated from the exons agTTTAACGGCGGTCGTGGCGGCGGTCGCGGTGGTGGCCGTGGAGGCGGTGGGTTCCGCGGGGGCGGCCGAGGCGGAGGTCGAGGGGGCTTCGGCGGCggacgcggcggcggcggcggcaagtTTGAGAagcgcggcgggggcggcggccgAGGATTTGGAGGCGGCCGTGGAG GTCCAAGAGGGAGAGGCCGCGGAGGCGGCGGTGGTGGCTTCAAAGGAGGCAAACAAGTCGTCCTGGAACCCCATAG ACATCCCGGAGTATTCATAGCTAGAGGCAAGGAAGACGCATTGGTGACGAAGAATTTGGTGCCCGGATCCGAAGTTTACGGAGAAAAGAGGATATCGGTTGAG AACGAAGGAGAGAAGGTGGAATACAGAGTATGGAATCCGTTCAGATCGAAGTTGGCTGCGGCTATCATGGGTGGTGTGGACGCTATCCACATGCCACCGGGATCCAGAGTCCTGTACCTAGGAGCCGCTAGTGGAACAACAGTCAGCCATGTTTCCGACATTGTTGGACCg GAAGGTTTAGTGTATGCTGTGGAATTCTCGCACAGATCCGGCAGGGATCTTATAAATGTTGCTAAGAAGAGGACTAATATTATTCCAATTATTGAAGATGCTAGACATCCATTGAAATacag AATGCTAGTAGGCATGGTGGACACGATATTCGCTGACGTAGCGCAGCCGGACCAAGCTAGAATTGTCAGTCTGAACGCTCAGCACTTCCTCAAGAATGGAGGACATTTTGTTATTTCCATTAAG GCATCGTGCATAGACTCCACGGCACAACCCGAAGCGGTGTTCGCAGCGGAAGTGAAGAAATTACAAGCGGACAAACTGAAACCACAGGAACAGCTAACGTTAGAGCCGTATGAAAGAGACCACGCTGTCGTGGTAGGCGTGTTTAGACCGCCGGCGAAAAAGGCGTGA